A DNA window from Campylobacter lari contains the following coding sequences:
- a CDS encoding putative toxin gives MKFNDVKFKIKEFESVDIISGYSLAFYLPKEEHMIGEENKNKNQKTKKDEYRINKSNSLEYIQKINEEKEIEKLKLQSNEKINEEFDKLKDDALPAKEYKRKNYEYDVFYDVYTSKDNINKCIKKIPIENGVAIVTKDFLEEFYENSVKGRYNCKWCLIPRLIRNEGESSFDPVPILNSSFVISELSNIKQKTLTFQRKIANVEHPSHFALQSPKEFKSMLENEQSFASYGGKEKQIEELLKSAQHKLETIKKADGISKKTKEDLEKKQRKEVEKCKKLKNSKKKISPKLIGDTGEYVTSLLFGKRSTRYLSNQRKLDTNFNTKGFNHTIPDFLVTLNDYPTLVEVKNVQDQALTEQISFELKLAREYELDYLFLCNHYTKLIDNITNLEIFNKDNKNHKGSRSGFIYHRHAHRSIKTIFKEIYLHHIKGVAPNKIVIKRLNLNDPVHIEEELNKNKQIQKN, from the coding sequence TTGAAATTTAATGATGTGAAATTTAAAATCAAAGAATTTGAAAGTGTGGATATCATCAGTGGTTATTCTCTTGCCTTTTATTTGCCTAAAGAAGAGCATATGATAGGAGAAGAAAACAAGAATAAAAACCAAAAAACAAAAAAAGATGAATATCGCATCAATAAAAGTAATTCTTTAGAATATATACAAAAAATCAATGAAGAAAAAGAAATTGAAAAACTTAAACTTCAAAGCAATGAAAAAATCAATGAAGAATTTGATAAATTAAAAGATGATGCTTTACCTGCTAAAGAATATAAAAGAAAAAATTATGAATACGATGTATTTTATGATGTTTATACAAGTAAGGATAATATAAACAAGTGCATAAAAAAAATCCCGATAGAAAATGGTGTGGCAATAGTAACAAAAGATTTTTTAGAGGAATTTTATGAAAATTCTGTTAAGGGTCGGTATAATTGTAAATGGTGTCTTATACCCAGACTAATCCGCAATGAAGGAGAATCTAGTTTTGATCCTGTGCCTATTTTAAATAGTAGCTTTGTCATTTCAGAATTAAGCAATATCAAACAAAAAACCCTTACTTTTCAAAGAAAAATAGCCAATGTGGAACATCCAAGTCATTTTGCTTTACAAAGCCCTAAGGAATTTAAAAGTATGCTTGAAAATGAGCAAAGCTTTGCTTCTTATGGTGGTAAAGAAAAACAAATAGAAGAGCTTTTAAAAAGCGCACAACATAAGCTTGAAACCATTAAAAAAGCAGATGGAATTTCTAAAAAAACTAAGGAAGATTTAGAGAAAAAGCAAAGAAAAGAAGTTGAAAAATGCAAAAAATTAAAAAATAGCAAGAAAAAAATTTCACCCAAACTCATAGGAGATACGGGAGAATATGTCACTTCTTTACTTTTTGGGAAAAGATCCACACGCTATTTAAGCAATCAAAGAAAACTAGATACTAATTTTAATACTAAAGGTTTCAATCACACCATACCTGATTTTTTAGTAACGCTAAATGATTACCCTACTTTAGTAGAGGTTAAAAATGTTCAAGATCAAGCTTTAACAGAACAAATAAGCTTTGAGTTAAAACTTGCTAGAGAATATGAGCTTGATTATTTATTTTTATGCAATCATTACACAAAATTAATAGATAATATAACTAATCTAGAGATATTTAATAAAGACAATAAAAACCATAAAGGATCAAGAAGTGGTTTTATCTACCACAGACATGCTCACAGAAGCATAAAGACAATATTTAAAGAAATATATCTACACCATATCAAAGGAGTAGCACCTAATAAAATAGTAATAAAAAGATTAAATTTAAATGACCCTGTTCATATAGAAGAAGAATTAAACAAAAACAAACAAATACAAAAAAACTAA
- a CDS encoding ankyrin repeat domain-containing protein, giving the protein MKTLEEILSLEEDVDKYVKNLCLEFYDLVEANKLEEVKEFLKDYPVPEIFFEKCYTPYWDSENKRAIIDPVIALACAGIAYDKSKSFEMMEYFENLGLKANEVCFGYNALSRYIDRDGKNKEVIEYFFKKGCTFETYNEESGSTPLHEWILCGEEVKYLEEALKLGANPNMRAIKTESEFSFTNTGETLLHRAAESDEKPIGACVEVLIKYGADVNAANCCISDIEDGKIEYYDPATPLDRANTYDISKNIKILKKAGAKTWEELVEEYNIDTSLEEPEQIKMYEERRKDKK; this is encoded by the coding sequence ATGAAAACATTAGAAGAAATATTATCTTTAGAAGAAGATGTAGATAAATATGTAAAAAACTTATGTTTAGAATTTTATGATCTTGTAGAGGCTAACAAACTTGAAGAAGTTAAAGAATTTTTAAAAGATTATCCTGTGCCTGAAATATTTTTTGAAAAATGCTATACACCTTATTGGGATAGTGAAAACAAAAGAGCTATTATCGATCCTGTTATCGCTTTAGCTTGTGCAGGAATTGCTTATGATAAAAGTAAAAGTTTTGAAATGATGGAGTATTTTGAAAATTTAGGACTTAAAGCCAATGAAGTGTGCTTTGGATACAATGCACTTAGTAGGTATATTGATAGAGATGGAAAAAATAAAGAAGTAATAGAGTATTTTTTTAAAAAAGGATGCACATTTGAAACTTATAATGAAGAAAGTGGCAGCACTCCTTTACATGAATGGATATTATGCGGCGAAGAAGTGAAGTATTTAGAAGAAGCTTTAAAACTAGGAGCAAATCCTAATATGAGAGCTATTAAAACAGAAAGTGAATTTAGCTTTACTAATACAGGAGAAACCCTTTTGCATAGAGCTGCAGAATCTGATGAGAAACCTATAGGAGCTTGTGTGGAAGTGCTAATCAAATATGGAGCTGATGTAAATGCGGCTAATTGTTGTATAAGTGATATTGAAGATGGGAAAATTGAATATTATGATCCTGCTACTCCATTAGATAGAGCTAACACCTATGATATAAGCAAAAACATAAAAATCTTAAAAAAAGCAGGAGCTAAGACTTGGGAGGAATTGGTTGAAGAATACAATATCGATACAAGCTTAGAAGAACCAGAACAAATTAAAATGTATGAAGAAAGAAGAAAGGATAAAAAATAA